In Paraburkholderia phenazinium, the following are encoded in one genomic region:
- the gspD gene encoding type II secretion system secretin GspD, with translation MALRRVATALLVAGLITAQTAHAQVTLNFVNADIDQVAKAIGAATGKTIIVDPRVKGQLNLVSENPVPEDQALKTLQSALRMQGFALVQDHGVLKVVPEADAKLQGVPTYVGNEPVARGDQVITQVFQLRNESANNLLPVLRPLISPNNTVAAYPANNTIVVTDYADNVRRIAQIIAGVDTAAGQSVVVVPLKNANALDIAPQLSKMLDPGAIGSTDATLKVSITADPRTNSLLIRATNGARLAAAKELAKQLDGPTAIPGNMHVVPLRNADATTLAKTLRGMLGKGGDSGSSSGSNSANSFNQNGSSGSGSTGTSGTPPLPSGGLGSSSTSSPLGGGGASGSSGASGDTIGSDKDKSSDDNQPGGMIQADAATNSLIITAAEPVYRNLRAVIDQLDARRAQVYIEALIVELNSNTNANLGIQWQVASGALLAGTNLATGTGNSIINLTAGTTGGLAGALAAGNLQQGLNIGWVHNLFGVQGLGALLQALSQTADANVLSTPNLITLDNEDAKIVVGTNVPIQTGSYSNLTSGTTSSAFNTYDRVDVGLTLHVKPQITDGGILKLQLYTEDSAIVNGTTNATTNPAGPEFTKRSIQSTVLADNGEIIVLGGLMQDNYQVSNSKVPLLGDIPWIGQLFRSESKSRVKTNLMVFLRPVIINDRDTAQAVTSNRYDYIQGVQGAYKSDNNLIKDKDDPVVPPMPLGPAEGGSPAMNLFNLDQMRRQQAAPPQKPSSPVPVTNGGAVQTNPVTVGPSTASPVPATNGAAVQTNPVTVAPANSTSGAQP, from the coding sequence ATGGCATTGCGTCGCGTCGCAACGGCGCTGCTGGTGGCTGGACTGATCACTGCGCAGACCGCACACGCTCAGGTGACACTCAACTTCGTCAACGCCGACATCGATCAGGTGGCCAAGGCGATTGGCGCGGCAACCGGCAAAACCATCATCGTGGACCCGCGCGTCAAGGGTCAGCTGAATCTCGTCTCCGAAAACCCGGTGCCCGAAGACCAGGCGCTCAAGACCTTGCAGTCCGCCTTGCGGATGCAGGGCTTCGCACTCGTGCAGGATCACGGCGTGCTGAAGGTGGTGCCGGAGGCCGATGCGAAGCTGCAAGGCGTGCCGACCTACGTCGGCAACGAGCCGGTGGCGCGCGGCGACCAGGTCATCACGCAGGTGTTCCAGCTCAGGAACGAGTCCGCGAATAACCTGCTGCCGGTGCTGCGTCCGCTGATCTCGCCGAACAACACAGTGGCGGCCTACCCCGCCAACAATACGATCGTCGTGACCGACTACGCCGACAACGTGCGGCGCATCGCGCAGATCATCGCGGGCGTCGATACGGCCGCGGGTCAGTCGGTGGTGGTGGTGCCGCTGAAGAACGCGAATGCGCTCGACATCGCTCCGCAACTGAGCAAGATGCTCGACCCCGGCGCGATCGGCAGTACCGATGCGACGCTGAAGGTGTCGATCACCGCGGACCCGCGCACCAACTCGCTCCTGATTCGCGCGACGAACGGCGCGCGGCTCGCGGCGGCGAAGGAGCTGGCGAAGCAACTCGACGGGCCGACCGCCATACCCGGCAACATGCACGTCGTGCCGCTGCGCAACGCGGATGCGACGACGCTCGCCAAGACCCTGCGCGGGATGCTCGGCAAAGGCGGCGACTCGGGTTCGTCGAGCGGTTCGAACAGCGCGAATTCGTTCAACCAGAACGGCTCGTCGGGCAGTGGTTCGACCGGCACCTCGGGCACGCCGCCCTTGCCTTCGGGTGGACTCGGCAGCAGCTCGACGTCGTCGCCGTTGGGCGGCGGGGGCGCGTCGGGCTCGAGCGGCGCTTCCGGCGACACGATCGGCAGCGACAAGGACAAGAGCAGCGACGACAACCAGCCGGGCGGCATGATCCAGGCGGACGCGGCGACCAACTCGCTGATCATCACGGCGGCCGAGCCCGTGTACCGCAATCTGCGAGCCGTGATCGACCAGCTCGATGCGCGCCGTGCGCAGGTGTATATCGAGGCGCTGATCGTCGAGCTGAACTCGAACACCAACGCCAATCTCGGCATTCAATGGCAGGTTGCGAGCGGTGCGCTGCTGGCCGGCACCAACCTGGCGACCGGCACCGGCAACAGCATCATCAACCTGACGGCCGGGACGACCGGCGGTCTCGCGGGCGCGCTCGCGGCCGGCAATCTCCAGCAGGGTCTCAATATTGGCTGGGTGCACAACCTTTTCGGCGTGCAGGGCCTTGGCGCGTTGCTGCAGGCGCTCTCGCAAACTGCCGATGCGAACGTGCTGTCGACGCCTAACCTCATCACGCTCGACAACGAGGATGCCAAGATCGTTGTCGGTACCAACGTGCCGATCCAGACGGGCTCGTATTCGAACCTCACGAGCGGCACCACGAGCTCGGCGTTCAATACCTACGACCGCGTCGACGTCGGTCTGACGCTGCACGTCAAGCCGCAGATTACCGACGGCGGCATTCTCAAGCTGCAGCTTTACACCGAAGACTCGGCGATCGTGAACGGCACGACCAACGCGACGACCAACCCGGCCGGCCCGGAGTTCACCAAGCGTTCGATCCAGTCGACCGTGCTCGCCGATAACGGCGAGATCATCGTGCTGGGCGGCCTGATGCAGGACAACTACCAGGTCAGCAATAGCAAGGTGCCGCTGCTCGGCGATATTCCGTGGATCGGCCAGCTGTTCCGCTCGGAATCGAAGAGCCGTGTCAAGACCAACCTGATGGTGTTCCTGCGCCCGGTGATCATCAATGATCGCGATACCGCGCAGGCCGTGACGTCGAACCGTTACGACTACATCCAGGGCGTGCAGGGCGCATACAAGTCGGATAACAACCTGATCAAGGACAAGGACGATCCGGTGGTGCCGCCGATGCCGCTCGGCCCGGCCGAGGGCGGTTCGCCCGCGATGAACCTGTTCAATCTGGATCAGATGCGTCGTCAGCAGGCTGCGCCGCCGCAGAAGCCCAGTTCTCCCGTACCGGTGACCAACGGTGGCGCGGTTCAGACCAATCCGGTCACCGTTGGGCCTTCTACCGCTTCGCCGGTACCGGCAACGAACGGCGCGGCTGTGCAGACCAACCCGGTCACTGTCGCACCGGCTAACAGCACGTCTGGAGCGCAGCCGTGA
- a CDS encoding lytic transglycosylase domain-containing protein, whose amino-acid sequence MKQALLTAVAVLGTLLAAGPAHADCFDEAARYQKVNPLILRAIAWQESHNRPDALHKNANGSTDYGLMQINSIHLPTLAQYGISSNTLMEPCKNVYIAAWHLRQQMNKYGNTWQAVGAYHSETPTLRDQYAQQIVAILQKWNLIKTAR is encoded by the coding sequence ATGAAACAGGCCCTTCTGACTGCCGTCGCGGTACTCGGAACGCTGCTCGCAGCGGGGCCGGCGCATGCCGACTGTTTCGACGAAGCGGCCCGCTATCAGAAGGTCAACCCGCTGATTCTGCGGGCCATTGCCTGGCAGGAATCGCACAACCGGCCCGACGCCCTGCATAAGAATGCGAACGGCTCGACCGACTACGGCTTGATGCAGATCAACTCGATCCATCTGCCCACGCTCGCTCAGTACGGCATCTCCAGCAACACCTTGATGGAGCCGTGCAAGAACGTCTATATCGCCGCCTGGCATCTGCGCCAGCAGATGAACAAGTATGGCAATACCTGGCAGGCGGTCGGCGCCTATCACTCGGAAACGCCGACTTTGCGCGACCAGTATGCGCAACAGATCGTCGCGATCCTGCAAAAGTGGAATCTGATCAAGACCGCTCGCTGA
- a CDS encoding GTP-binding protein, whose protein sequence is MNQPTLPVTVLSGFLGAGKTTLLNHILANRAGLRVAVIVNDLAAVNIDATLVRDAAALSHMEEKLVEMTNGCICCTLRDDLLSEIRRLAAEQRFDAILIESTGIAEPMPIAETFTFVDDDGTSLSDVARLDTMVTVVDAFNFLRDYGSADALAERGIAASEEDDRTLVELLIEQIEFCDVLVVNKADLVSADDLTRLQRILARINPRAVQVVSRFGVVPLDEVLDTNRFDFDEASSAPGWLASLHHEHDHSGEADEFGIGNFVYRARRPFHPERLWTLLHQEWQGVLRSKGFFWLATRNDIAGSLSQAGGACRHGPAGMWWAAQARSEWPDGDDELAAEIAADWYGDANDFSIGDRRQELVMIGVGIEPAVWQAKFDACLLSDAEYALGPQGWLQFNDPFPAWDFESEDDHDHDHDHGNGEIIHHHH, encoded by the coding sequence ATGAACCAGCCGACTTTGCCCGTCACCGTGCTCTCCGGTTTTCTGGGCGCCGGCAAGACCACGCTCCTGAACCATATTCTGGCCAACCGCGCGGGCCTGCGCGTGGCCGTGATCGTCAACGATCTGGCCGCCGTCAACATCGATGCCACCCTCGTGCGCGATGCCGCGGCACTTTCCCATATGGAAGAGAAGCTGGTCGAGATGACCAACGGCTGCATCTGCTGCACGCTGCGCGACGACCTGTTGAGCGAGATTCGCCGCCTCGCGGCCGAACAGCGCTTCGATGCCATTCTGATCGAATCGACCGGCATCGCCGAGCCCATGCCGATCGCCGAAACCTTCACCTTCGTCGACGACGACGGCACCTCGCTCTCCGATGTGGCCCGCCTCGACACGATGGTGACGGTGGTCGATGCGTTCAACTTCCTGCGCGACTACGGTTCGGCCGACGCGCTCGCTGAACGCGGCATTGCCGCGAGCGAAGAGGACGACCGCACGCTGGTCGAACTGCTGATCGAACAGATTGAATTCTGCGACGTCCTCGTCGTGAACAAGGCGGATCTCGTCAGCGCGGACGATCTCACGCGTCTGCAACGCATCCTCGCACGCATCAATCCGCGTGCGGTGCAGGTCGTGAGCCGCTTCGGCGTCGTGCCGCTCGACGAGGTGCTCGACACCAACCGCTTCGATTTCGACGAAGCGTCGAGCGCGCCCGGCTGGCTCGCGTCGCTGCATCACGAGCACGATCACAGCGGTGAGGCGGACGAATTCGGCATCGGCAATTTCGTGTATCGCGCGCGCCGGCCGTTTCATCCGGAACGCCTGTGGACGCTGCTGCATCAAGAATGGCAGGGCGTGCTGCGCAGCAAGGGCTTCTTCTGGCTCGCGACGCGCAATGACATTGCCGGCTCGCTATCGCAAGCGGGCGGTGCTTGCCGGCATGGTCCGGCAGGGATGTGGTGGGCTGCCCAGGCGCGCAGCGAATGGCCCGATGGCGACGACGAGCTCGCCGCGGAAATCGCCGCCGACTGGTATGGCGACGCCAACGACTTCAGCATCGGCGACCGTCGTCAGGAACTGGTGATGATCGGCGTGGGCATCGAGCCTGCCGTGTGGCAAGCGAAGTTCGATGCCTGCCTGTTGAGCGACGCCGAATACGCCCTAGGACCGCAGGGCTGGCTGCAATTTAACGATCCGTTCCCGGCATGGGACTTCGAATCCGAAGACGATCATGATCACGACCACGATCATGGCAACGGCGAAATCATCCATCACCATCACTGA
- a CDS encoding HU family DNA-binding protein, with protein MNKQELIDAVAGQTGASKAQTGETLDTLLEVIKKAVSKGDAVQLIGFGSFGSGKRAARTGRNPKTGETIKIPAAKTVKFTAGKAFKDAVNKR; from the coding sequence ATGAACAAACAGGAACTGATCGACGCCGTCGCAGGTCAGACGGGCGCCAGCAAGGCTCAAACCGGCGAAACGCTGGACACGTTGCTCGAAGTGATCAAGAAGGCTGTGTCGAAGGGTGATGCGGTCCAGTTGATCGGTTTTGGTAGCTTTGGCTCGGGCAAGCGCGCAGCACGTACGGGCCGCAACCCGAAGACTGGCGAAACCATCAAGATCCCGGCCGCCAAGACCGTCAAGTTCACGGCTGGCAAGGCGTTCAAGGACGCAGTCAACAAGCGCTAA
- the mnmC gene encoding bifunctional tRNA (5-methylaminomethyl-2-thiouridine)(34)-methyltransferase MnmD/FAD-dependent 5-carboxymethylaminomethyl-2-thiouridine(34) oxidoreductase MnmC, with protein MTEPLIPAILAFRDNGTPFSPRHDDIYHSAVGGLAQAQYVFLQGNGLPGRWQGRRVFTVLETGFGMGINFLMTWAAWRADPARCERLHFVSTEKHPFTRDDLLSAYAATVADASIAGLGQTLAEAWPMLVPGSHRLEFEGGRVTLTLVFGDAAETLPTLWLRADAFYLDGFAPAKNPELWTPAIFKTLARLAGDDATFSTYTSAGDVKRALTQSGFEYRKVEGFGWKRAMLMGRFAPRWRVRRHEPPAPLEVQERHAVVIGTGLAGCAVIERLAARGWRVTSLERHAALARDASGNPAGVFHPMLWRDDGVASRITRAGFLYALRRWTMLEEAGHRLVRGSEGLLQLASTEEESNMMAAALASFGYPSEYVTLLERAEAERIAKLPLAQGGWLFPHGGWIDPATLCAAQCATAGERLERRFGVEAARVERVGDEWNVFDAEGHLLARASAVIFANAHEAARVAGLRYAPTRSVRGQLTLLPAGSAPSLASLPLPVIGDGYAVPLPEGVTLTGATYDIDDPERAVQTAGHVENLQRLAQMLPTLAGTLDAQDAASLPGRVAFRCVTSDRLPMIGALADEAAAIHDSERLRGAWPLDLPRTDGLYGAFAYGSRGLVWAALGAELIASQIEGEPWPIQRDLAEDLDPARFLLRALRQGTAR; from the coding sequence ATGACCGAACCGCTGATCCCCGCCATCCTGGCGTTTCGCGACAACGGCACGCCGTTCTCGCCGCGCCACGACGACATCTATCACAGCGCCGTGGGTGGTCTCGCCCAGGCGCAATACGTCTTCCTGCAAGGCAACGGCCTGCCCGGGCGCTGGCAGGGCAGGCGCGTTTTCACCGTGCTCGAGACCGGCTTCGGCATGGGCATCAACTTCCTGATGACGTGGGCCGCATGGCGCGCGGATCCCGCACGCTGCGAGCGGCTGCATTTCGTCTCGACAGAAAAACACCCGTTTACAAGGGACGATCTGCTGAGCGCGTATGCCGCGACGGTTGCGGACGCATCGATTGCCGGCCTCGGCCAGACACTCGCCGAGGCGTGGCCGATGCTTGTCCCCGGTTCGCACCGACTCGAATTCGAAGGCGGCCGTGTCACGCTGACACTCGTCTTCGGCGACGCCGCCGAGACGTTGCCGACACTCTGGCTGCGCGCCGACGCGTTCTATCTGGACGGTTTTGCACCGGCGAAAAATCCGGAACTGTGGACGCCGGCCATCTTCAAGACGCTCGCGCGCCTCGCGGGCGATGACGCCACGTTTTCGACCTACACCAGCGCCGGCGACGTCAAACGCGCCCTCACGCAAAGCGGCTTCGAATACCGCAAGGTGGAAGGCTTCGGCTGGAAACGCGCCATGCTGATGGGCCGCTTCGCACCGCGCTGGCGGGTGCGCCGGCACGAGCCGCCTGCGCCGCTCGAGGTGCAGGAGCGGCACGCTGTGGTGATCGGAACCGGGCTTGCCGGTTGCGCGGTGATCGAGCGGCTCGCGGCGCGCGGTTGGCGCGTGACATCGCTCGAACGGCATGCTGCGCTCGCGCGCGATGCGTCGGGGAATCCAGCGGGTGTGTTTCATCCGATGCTGTGGCGCGACGACGGTGTCGCTTCACGCATCACACGTGCTGGTTTTCTGTATGCATTGCGACGCTGGACAATGCTCGAGGAGGCTGGACATCGCCTCGTACGCGGTTCGGAAGGACTCCTACAACTTGCGTCAACCGAAGAGGAGTCCAACATGATGGCCGCTGCGTTGGCCAGCTTCGGCTATCCGTCTGAATACGTGACACTGCTTGAGCGTGCCGAAGCAGAGAGGATTGCGAAATTACCGCTCGCGCAGGGCGGCTGGCTGTTTCCGCACGGCGGCTGGATCGATCCGGCCACGCTCTGCGCGGCACAGTGCGCGACCGCCGGCGAACGGCTCGAACGGCGCTTCGGTGTCGAAGCGGCGCGCGTCGAACGTGTGGGCGACGAATGGAACGTATTCGACGCCGAAGGACACCTGCTTGCACGGGCGAGCGCGGTGATTTTTGCCAACGCGCATGAGGCCGCACGCGTCGCCGGCTTGCGCTACGCACCCACGCGCAGCGTACGCGGTCAGTTGACACTGCTGCCGGCCGGCAGCGCGCCGTCGCTTGCATCGCTCCCGTTGCCCGTGATCGGCGATGGTTACGCCGTGCCGCTTCCCGAAGGCGTCACGCTAACCGGCGCGACTTACGATATCGACGACCCGGAGCGCGCCGTGCAAACCGCTGGGCACGTCGAAAACCTGCAACGCCTCGCACAGATGCTGCCCACGCTAGCCGGCACCCTCGACGCGCAGGACGCCGCCTCGCTGCCGGGCCGCGTCGCGTTTCGCTGCGTGACGAGCGATCGTCTGCCGATGATCGGCGCACTCGCCGACGAAGCCGCCGCCATCCACGACAGCGAACGCTTGCGCGGCGCATGGCCGCTCGATCTGCCGCGCACAGACGGTCTGTATGGCGCCTTCGCATACGGCTCACGCGGTCTCGTGTGGGCGGCGTTGGGCGCGGAGTTGATCGCTTCGCAAATCGAAGGCGAACCGTGGCCTATCCAGCGCGACCTGGCCGAGGATCTCGACCCGGCCCGCTTTCTATTACGCGCATTACGCCAGGGCACGGCTCGCTGA
- a CDS encoding cation:proton antiporter, with protein MKSAFSFFPGWPLSPDAIFWAGLALLAAGLCGELCYRAWRLPRISGYAVIGLVAGAAGFGVIDSVSAKAARPLLDVALGLLLFELGSRLDLRWIRRNPWLILSSIAESTLTFVLVLPVLLFLHVPTIVALVLSAIAMATSPAMVIQLKTELRAEGQVTQRLLTLTALNSMYAVVVEKLVSGWLHQEAYGNVFATILQPLYLLIGSLVLAFALARTCIFFYRRMNMQDEHSFVALFGLVLLAIAIAHLFKLSTILSLLAAGIIVKNMEARPQLWPQHFGTAGWLLTVILFVLTLTSFEWKDIGIGGLAALGLIVARLVGKLVGVLAFAKPSGLNWKQGVALGLSLSPMSALAYLLVDDTYTLYPNLDPSLRAIMMCSIVVLQIVGPWLVYRSLALAGERREE; from the coding sequence ATGAAGTCGGCGTTTTCATTCTTCCCTGGCTGGCCGCTTTCACCTGATGCCATTTTTTGGGCAGGGCTGGCGCTGCTCGCCGCCGGTCTGTGCGGCGAACTTTGCTATCGCGCCTGGCGGCTGCCACGTATTTCCGGTTATGCCGTGATCGGCCTGGTGGCCGGCGCGGCCGGTTTCGGCGTGATCGATTCGGTGTCGGCGAAAGCGGCGCGGCCGCTACTCGATGTCGCGCTCGGCCTGTTGCTGTTCGAACTCGGCAGCCGGCTCGACCTGCGCTGGATCCGGCGCAACCCCTGGTTGATCCTGTCGAGCATCGCCGAGTCGACGCTGACGTTCGTGCTCGTCTTGCCGGTGCTGTTGTTCCTGCATGTTCCGACTATCGTTGCCCTCGTACTCTCCGCCATCGCCATGGCCACCTCGCCCGCGATGGTGATCCAGTTGAAAACGGAATTGCGCGCGGAAGGCCAGGTCACGCAACGTCTGCTCACACTGACTGCGCTCAACAGCATGTACGCGGTGGTGGTCGAAAAACTCGTGTCGGGCTGGTTGCATCAGGAAGCCTACGGCAACGTGTTCGCCACCATCCTGCAGCCGCTTTATTTGCTGATCGGATCGCTGGTGCTCGCGTTCGCGCTCGCCCGCACCTGCATCTTTTTCTATCGCCGCATGAACATGCAGGACGAGCATTCGTTCGTCGCGCTCTTCGGCCTCGTGCTGCTGGCCATCGCGATTGCGCATCTGTTCAAGCTCTCGACGATTCTCAGCCTGCTCGCCGCCGGCATCATCGTGAAAAACATGGAAGCGCGGCCGCAATTGTGGCCGCAGCACTTCGGCACGGCCGGCTGGCTGCTCACTGTGATTCTGTTCGTGCTCACGCTGACTTCGTTCGAATGGAAGGACATCGGCATCGGCGGACTGGCTGCGCTGGGACTGATCGTTGCGCGGCTCGTCGGCAAACTCGTCGGTGTGCTGGCGTTTGCGAAACCGAGCGGATTGAACTGGAAGCAGGGGGTGGCGCTCGGCCTCTCGCTTTCGCCGATGTCGGCGCTCGCGTATCTGCTGGTCGACGATACCTACACGCTGTATCCGAATCTGGATCCGAGCCTGCGCGCGATCATGATGTGCTCGATCGTGGTCCTGCAGATTGTCGGACCCTGGCTGGTCTATCGTTCGCTCGCGTTGGCCGGCGAACGCCGCGAAGAATAG
- a CDS encoding YbdK family carboxylate-amine ligase → MSLERFVDSQPFTFGIELEMQIVNTHDYDLTKAASDLLRLIKDEKIPGNITPEITESMIELSTGICTSHEQALADLRTIRDTLVSAADHLNVGLCGGGTHAFQQWSDRQIVDTPRFQYLSELYGYLAKQFTVFGQHVHIGCPDSDSALYLLHSMSRFIPHFIALSASSPFVQGVDTGFHSARLNSVFAFPLSGRAPFMLTWDSFEEYFSKMVHTGVVNSMKDFYWDIRPKPGFGTIEVRVMDTPLSVDRAAAIACYIQTLARHLLLDKPLTPREDDYLVYTFNRFEACRFGLAGTCIDPQTGERKTISEDILETLERIAPHADALGSGKALAEVASIARGQVNDATWLRTVFEHEKSLHEAVRQQCLQWRA, encoded by the coding sequence ATGTCACTCGAACGCTTCGTCGATTCGCAACCGTTCACCTTCGGTATCGAACTCGAGATGCAGATCGTCAACACCCATGACTATGATCTGACCAAAGCCGCCTCCGATCTGCTGCGGCTCATCAAGGATGAAAAGATTCCCGGCAACATTACGCCGGAGATTACGGAAAGCATGATCGAACTGTCGACCGGCATCTGCACCTCGCACGAGCAGGCGCTGGCCGATCTGCGCACGATTCGCGACACGCTGGTGTCGGCGGCGGACCACCTGAACGTGGGCTTGTGCGGCGGCGGCACGCACGCCTTCCAGCAATGGAGCGACCGGCAGATTGTCGATACGCCGCGCTTTCAGTACCTCTCGGAGCTGTACGGCTACCTCGCCAAGCAGTTCACGGTGTTCGGCCAGCACGTGCATATCGGCTGTCCGGATTCGGACAGCGCGCTGTACCTGCTGCATTCCATGTCGCGTTTCATCCCGCACTTCATCGCGCTGTCGGCGTCGTCGCCGTTCGTGCAAGGGGTGGACACCGGCTTTCATTCGGCGCGTCTGAATTCGGTGTTCGCCTTCCCACTCTCCGGGCGCGCGCCGTTCATGCTGACCTGGGACAGCTTCGAGGAATACTTTTCGAAGATGGTTCACACGGGTGTCGTGAACAGCATGAAAGATTTCTACTGGGACATTCGTCCGAAGCCGGGCTTCGGGACCATCGAAGTGCGCGTGATGGATACGCCGCTGTCGGTCGACCGCGCGGCGGCGATTGCCTGCTACATCCAGACGCTGGCGCGTCATCTGTTGCTCGATAAACCGTTGACGCCGCGGGAAGACGACTACCTCGTCTACACCTTCAACCGTTTCGAAGCCTGCCGCTTCGGACTGGCCGGCACCTGTATCGATCCGCAGACGGGCGAGCGCAAGACGATTTCAGAAGACATCCTCGAAACGCTCGAACGCATCGCGCCGCATGCCGACGCATTGGGTTCGGGGAAGGCGCTGGCGGAAGTGGCGTCGATCGCACGTGGTCAGGTCAACGATGCAACCTGGCTGCGGACCGTTTTTGAACATGAAAAGTCGTTGCACGAAGCGGTGCGGCAGCAGTGTCTGCAGTGGCGTGCGTGA